In Pseudothermotoga hypogea DSM 11164 = NBRC 106472, the following are encoded in one genomic region:
- a CDS encoding TAXI family TRAP transporter solute-binding subunit has translation MEGSLNELLRIPSPSGNWECQNNLDMFAFQVSRVASVIMDIESRIDVVILPVDEEAIQALANYLGTTKFFIEPGVYKSVTEPVPTVGDYTCLVIRENLPEDLVYKLAEALWNKKDQIAKAFVDMAELNPEEAISQGVPAHPGSVNFWSQLK, from the coding sequence ATGGAAGGCAGCCTAAATGAGCTGCTAAGAATCCCATCTCCTTCAGGGAATTGGGAGTGTCAAAACAACCTGGACATGTTTGCATTCCAGGTAAGCAGAGTTGCATCCGTCATCATGGACATCGAGAGCCGAATCGATGTCGTCATATTACCCGTCGATGAAGAGGCTATCCAAGCGCTCGCAAACTATCTTGGAACAACAAAGTTCTTCATAGAACCTGGCGTTTACAAGAGTGTGACCGAACCCGTTCCAACGGTGGGAGACTACACGTGCTTGGTGATAAGGGAGAACCTGCCGGAAGATCTGGTGTACAAACTTGCAGAGGCGCTTTGGAACAAGAAAGATCAGATCGCGAAGGCTTTCGTGGACATGGCTGAATTGAACCCAGAAGAAGCGATCAGCCAAGGTGTTCCCGCACATCCCGGTTCAGTGAATTTCTGGTCTCAGCTCAAATGA
- a CDS encoding clostripain-related cysteine peptidase codes for MAVIPLTLLLASCMSLNSSTIRVVLPSELYAGKPFEMKVGVVGPLGFLLRNVEVKIDGQTYTTDESGYARVPFFFLDAGSYAVILSYGDVSTKIVLNVKPASWLVLCWFGADNNLWEYVNSDLEEMKSAAKDVAVIAFVDRDGTMSDGIYALSMDSVFVRIEFFNETNSGSGTNLSWFVNKYGTCDANKKSLILWNHGSAWDDTDPYRAKGISYDDQSKDFLTTLELKNALQGTRWDVLGFDACLMGSVEVLYELKDLADYFLASPGEIPSSGWDYRFLASISDLDSKGFCEKAIDRWRSFYTNRSYKPLLNAWDSEKLSKAVSSLVEKMNPANGLPEVNTVYSTSPRLCDLGEVLYSFGWSDVLSQFQSARIPQTTNALLYLSVFLPQNSNQLDQYREMYSQLSFSEHTGWLDWLDSLFH; via the coding sequence TTGGCCGTCATCCCATTGACGCTCTTGCTTGCGTCTTGCATGAGCTTGAACAGCTCGACGATCAGAGTCGTCCTGCCGAGTGAGCTTTACGCCGGAAAACCTTTCGAGATGAAAGTCGGCGTGGTTGGACCACTTGGTTTCTTACTGAGGAATGTTGAAGTAAAGATCGATGGACAAACCTACACAACGGACGAATCCGGTTATGCCCGCGTCCCATTTTTCTTTCTCGACGCAGGTTCTTACGCTGTGATTTTGAGCTATGGAGATGTGAGCACGAAAATCGTTCTGAACGTCAAACCAGCTTCTTGGTTGGTCCTTTGTTGGTTTGGGGCGGACAACAACCTCTGGGAGTACGTGAACAGCGATCTCGAAGAGATGAAGAGCGCGGCGAAGGACGTTGCAGTCATCGCCTTCGTGGATCGAGACGGCACGATGAGCGATGGTATTTACGCACTCTCGATGGACTCGGTCTTCGTCAGAATAGAATTTTTCAATGAGACCAACAGTGGTTCTGGAACGAACCTCTCGTGGTTCGTTAACAAGTACGGAACTTGCGACGCGAACAAAAAGTCGTTGATACTCTGGAACCATGGAAGCGCGTGGGACGACACAGATCCGTACAGAGCAAAAGGCATCTCTTACGATGATCAGAGCAAAGACTTTCTCACGACCTTGGAACTGAAGAACGCCCTTCAAGGCACTCGTTGGGACGTACTCGGCTTCGATGCGTGTCTGATGGGTTCGGTGGAGGTCCTTTACGAACTGAAGGATTTGGCCGACTACTTTCTCGCATCTCCGGGTGAGATACCCTCCTCAGGGTGGGACTACAGGTTTCTTGCGTCCATTTCAGATTTGGACTCGAAAGGCTTCTGTGAGAAAGCCATCGATCGATGGAGGAGTTTTTACACCAACAGATCTTACAAACCACTCTTGAACGCGTGGGACTCTGAGAAACTGAGCAAAGCTGTCAGCAGCTTGGTTGAGAAGATGAATCCTGCCAACGGCCTACCAGAAGTGAACACGGTGTATTCAACTTCCCCAAGATTGTGCGATCTCGGTGAAGTTCTGTACAGTTTTGGCTGGTCCGATGTTTTGAGCCAGTTTCAGTCAGCACGCATCCCCCAGACAACAAACGCTTTGCTCTATTTGAGTGTGTTTCTACCGCAGAACAGTAACCAACTTGATCAATACCGCGAGATGTACTCTCAACTCTCGTTTTCGGAACACACAGGTTGGCTCGACTGGCTGGATTCGCTGTTTCATTGA
- a CDS encoding inorganic phosphate transporter, which translates to MILLVAFIVGFLMAFSIGANDVANSMSTAVGSRAITPRQAVMIAAVLEFLGAVMFGSHVVTTITKGIIKVEFMNDPRQVLAGALAALLGSSVWILLATVWGMPVSTTHSIVGGMAGFGIANAGLHAINWNKMASIVISWVLSPIVGWLLAYTVFKIISYVILRKSHPAMAMKRSIPLIIFTTFFIVCLLFALKTLKMQFDRALGWSLIIAAVIGVLGTTFFRKIQPAGSDEYEYVESIFKRLQIMTSCYVSFSHGANDVANAIGPVALVYWIVSHGNVAQKVGVPMWLLALGGLGISAGALLLGARVMKTVGEEITQLNNSRGFCIDFSTASTVLFASVLGLPISTTHVVVGSVVGVGTARGVELVNVGVLKNILISWFATVPVSALVSAGFYLLILRFI; encoded by the coding sequence GTGATACTGCTGGTAGCGTTCATCGTAGGTTTCTTGATGGCCTTCTCCATAGGGGCAAACGACGTGGCAAACTCCATGTCGACGGCTGTTGGTTCTCGCGCGATAACTCCCAGACAGGCAGTCATGATCGCGGCAGTTTTGGAATTTCTCGGCGCGGTGATGTTCGGTTCACACGTGGTCACAACGATAACCAAAGGGATCATCAAGGTGGAATTCATGAACGATCCAAGACAGGTCCTCGCCGGAGCGCTTGCAGCACTGCTGGGTTCATCGGTCTGGATCTTGCTCGCGACGGTTTGGGGAATGCCCGTATCGACGACACATTCGATCGTCGGTGGTATGGCGGGTTTTGGTATAGCAAACGCAGGTCTGCATGCGATCAACTGGAACAAGATGGCCAGTATAGTCATCAGCTGGGTTCTGTCACCAATCGTTGGGTGGTTGTTGGCGTACACAGTGTTCAAGATCATTTCCTATGTGATCTTGAGAAAGTCCCATCCGGCAATGGCGATGAAGAGATCGATACCGTTGATCATCTTTACGACGTTTTTCATCGTCTGTCTGTTGTTCGCACTGAAAACCTTGAAGATGCAGTTTGACAGGGCCTTAGGATGGTCTTTGATCATAGCAGCTGTGATCGGTGTTCTGGGGACAACGTTTTTCAGAAAAATACAGCCGGCTGGTTCGGACGAATATGAATATGTGGAATCGATTTTCAAACGTCTGCAGATCATGACGAGCTGTTATGTGAGCTTTTCACACGGAGCCAACGATGTTGCGAACGCCATTGGTCCGGTGGCTCTCGTTTACTGGATCGTCTCGCATGGAAACGTTGCCCAGAAAGTAGGAGTGCCGATGTGGTTGCTGGCGCTCGGTGGACTCGGTATTTCTGCGGGAGCACTTCTTCTTGGGGCACGCGTGATGAAAACGGTAGGAGAAGAAATCACGCAGCTGAACAACTCTCGAGGTTTCTGTATCGATTTCAGCACTGCCTCAACGGTGCTCTTCGCTTCGGTACTCGGCCTGCCCATCTCGACCACGCACGTGGTGGTTGGATCAGTCGTTGGTGTCGGGACCGCACGCGGAGTAGAGCTCGTCAACGTTGGGGTCCTGAAGAACATCCTGATCTCATGGTTCGCGACTGTTCCTGTGAGTGCACTTGTCTCGGCCGGATTCTACCTGCTCATCCTTCGATTCATTTGA
- a CDS encoding DUF401 family protein, producing the protein MVTVSVVLSLVLIVTVQRLTKTLLLSMISGFGLFVAMNSVLRGALVELFLATVRDRSFLTLIPTIFFIYFLGEIMDVSKDARRMTESFQKLFQGSMGAVVFIPSAIGLMPMPAGAMFTAPMVDRMGEGMSNLDKLLTNYWFRHCLEFFWPVYPAMYLLAGLTSTKIGSVSLKLSPLFFVSFLAGWVYLNGLKLPKFNKLSRSEWKQLWPLILVLSVGFMILLFKMEGWLALLLVSLSYAFLRTNHVSEAVKRTLRRLDVVPIILLVFMFKHAMMDFGLGERVSLELTSLGLSTKFVAILLPLLSGMSTGITHASLGISYPVVVGMGGERLGLLVYVFSVLGVLLSPVHLCLILTLNYFKVDLSKAVLKMLPLIGVTAFVAYLFYA; encoded by the coding sequence GTGGTCACTGTCTCCGTTGTCCTTTCGCTGGTCTTAATCGTAACGGTGCAGAGACTCACGAAAACTTTGCTCCTATCTATGATATCAGGTTTTGGCCTGTTTGTAGCCATGAACAGCGTCTTGAGAGGTGCGCTCGTGGAACTTTTCCTCGCTACCGTTCGTGACAGATCCTTCTTGACACTGATTCCGACGATCTTCTTCATATACTTCCTCGGCGAGATCATGGATGTATCAAAGGATGCTCGAAGAATGACGGAGTCTTTTCAAAAACTCTTTCAAGGATCAATGGGAGCGGTGGTGTTCATACCGTCGGCGATCGGCCTTATGCCCATGCCCGCAGGTGCGATGTTCACTGCACCCATGGTGGACCGAATGGGCGAAGGCATGTCCAACCTCGACAAGCTGTTGACCAATTACTGGTTCAGACACTGCTTGGAATTCTTCTGGCCAGTTTATCCAGCGATGTACCTGCTCGCGGGTCTCACTTCAACGAAGATAGGTTCCGTATCTTTGAAGCTCTCCCCGCTGTTCTTCGTGTCCTTCTTGGCAGGCTGGGTATATCTGAATGGCTTGAAGTTACCGAAATTCAACAAATTGAGTCGTTCAGAGTGGAAACAGCTGTGGCCGTTGATTTTGGTTCTCTCTGTTGGATTCATGATACTCCTGTTCAAAATGGAAGGATGGCTCGCTCTCCTCTTGGTGAGCCTTTCGTATGCGTTTCTGAGGACAAACCACGTGTCTGAGGCAGTGAAACGGACTTTGAGAAGGCTCGATGTTGTTCCGATCATTCTGCTCGTTTTCATGTTCAAGCATGCGATGATGGATTTTGGTTTGGGTGAACGTGTCAGTCTTGAATTGACGAGCCTCGGTTTGAGCACGAAATTCGTCGCAATACTTCTGCCACTTCTTTCTGGCATGTCCACGGGTATAACTCACGCGAGTCTGGGCATATCCTACCCAGTTGTCGTTGGCATGGGTGGTGAACGACTCGGCCTTCTTGTCTACGTCTTCTCTGTGCTTGGGGTTCTTCTGTCGCCTGTCCATTTGTGCCTGATCCTGACACTGAACTACTTCAAGGTGGACCTTTCGAAAGCCGTTTTGAAAATGCTACCGCTGATCGGCGTGACTGCCTTCGTAGCGTACCTATTCTATGCGTGA
- a CDS encoding TRAP transporter permease, translating to MRKLKGVTYYFAFLSLVAMGVFHIYTAIFGTFEAYLQRNVHLIFALPLAFIFYPATKNSPKDRVPWYDWIFAGLSVLPGLYAILNYEMIIYRMVQVEEVTTAQIVLGTLLVVMVLEATRRIVGLALTILAAASVFYMYVGHLLPGQLKGMYVTYDRIIEHLYLTGEGIFSTPLGVSATFVMLFLILGGFLEHSGVGEYFMDLSKALAGKTIGGPAKIAVVSSGLFGSISGSAVANVYATGTFTIPMMKQLGFSPVFAGAVEAVASSGGQIMPPIMGAAAFIMASFLGIPYKQVMIAAFVPAFLYYFYVFMSVHTRAIKRGLRGLPAEMIPSIKHVLKKLYVLAPIIVLVVMIMRGYTPMRSALIAIIVSWFVSLLDKRYRMGPKGVLNAIYDGSKNVFVVAIACAAAGIVVGAVTLTGLGFKLVSFIFSLAQNIPFLALVMVMLMSIVLGMGLPTTAAYIVASALAVPALIRLGFKALPSHMFVFYYAVFSAITPPVALAAYAASSISGAKPSETGYQAFRLGLIAMIIPYAFMYDTGFLLQASWMRNLLSLAAGLVSAMALSYAIEGFLKTKLNLVSRILLGAIGVLVLFPILWLKILCIVAFAIVFAQFSMRAEKI from the coding sequence ATGCGGAAACTCAAAGGAGTAACATACTACTTCGCATTCTTATCACTCGTGGCGATGGGCGTGTTCCACATCTATACTGCTATATTTGGCACGTTTGAAGCTTATTTGCAGAGAAACGTACATTTGATCTTCGCGTTGCCGCTGGCTTTCATCTTTTATCCCGCCACGAAGAACAGTCCAAAAGATAGAGTACCGTGGTACGACTGGATTTTTGCTGGTTTGTCTGTGTTGCCTGGTCTGTATGCCATCTTGAATTATGAAATGATCATCTACAGGATGGTCCAGGTTGAAGAGGTCACGACTGCTCAAATCGTCCTTGGAACACTTCTGGTCGTCATGGTACTGGAAGCGACCAGGAGGATCGTCGGACTCGCGTTGACAATACTTGCAGCAGCCTCTGTGTTTTACATGTACGTGGGACATCTCCTTCCAGGACAGCTAAAGGGAATGTACGTCACCTATGACAGAATCATAGAACATCTCTACCTGACCGGGGAAGGTATCTTCTCGACACCGCTCGGAGTGTCTGCCACCTTTGTGATGCTTTTTCTTATCCTTGGAGGCTTTCTTGAACACAGCGGTGTTGGCGAGTACTTCATGGACCTTTCCAAGGCACTCGCAGGTAAAACGATCGGTGGGCCAGCAAAGATCGCGGTTGTGAGCTCTGGGTTGTTCGGGAGCATATCTGGTTCAGCTGTTGCTAACGTTTACGCAACCGGCACTTTTACGATCCCGATGATGAAACAGCTGGGCTTTTCTCCGGTGTTCGCTGGTGCTGTAGAAGCCGTGGCGAGTAGTGGTGGACAGATCATGCCACCAATCATGGGTGCAGCAGCATTCATCATGGCTTCCTTCCTTGGGATTCCCTACAAGCAGGTCATGATCGCTGCCTTTGTACCTGCGTTTCTGTATTATTTCTATGTGTTCATGTCAGTTCACACGAGGGCTATAAAACGTGGTTTGAGGGGCCTTCCAGCCGAAATGATCCCGTCTATAAAACACGTTTTGAAGAAACTCTACGTGCTGGCACCAATAATCGTTCTGGTGGTCATGATCATGCGAGGTTACACTCCCATGAGATCTGCACTCATCGCGATAATCGTGAGCTGGTTTGTCTCACTGCTTGACAAGAGGTATCGCATGGGTCCAAAAGGCGTACTCAATGCTATCTATGATGGTTCAAAGAATGTCTTCGTTGTGGCCATCGCCTGTGCGGCAGCAGGTATCGTCGTTGGTGCCGTAACCCTGACGGGCTTAGGCTTCAAGCTGGTTAGCTTCATATTCAGCCTGGCGCAGAACATACCTTTCTTGGCGCTGGTCATGGTCATGCTCATGTCTATAGTTTTAGGGATGGGTTTACCGACGACCGCGGCGTACATAGTTGCTTCCGCACTGGCTGTTCCTGCCCTCATAAGGCTCGGTTTCAAAGCGTTACCATCCCACATGTTCGTCTTCTATTATGCTGTTTTCTCGGCGATCACACCGCCCGTGGCGCTCGCAGCTTATGCGGCGAGTTCAATTTCCGGTGCGAAGCCCTCTGAAACGGGTTATCAGGCGTTTCGGCTTGGCCTGATCGCCATGATCATACCGTACGCGTTCATGTACGATACTGGGTTCTTGTTGCAGGCAAGCTGGATGAGAAATCTACTCTCACTCGCCGCCGGGTTAGTCTCGGCGATGGCGCTCAGCTACGCGATCGAAGGTTTCCTCAAGACGAAGCTCAATTTGGTATCAAGGATCCTGCTGGGTGCGATCGGTGTGTTAGTGCTCTTTCCCATACTCTGGCTCAAAATTCTGTGCATCGTCGCTTTCGCAATTGTTTTCGCACAGTTTTCTATGAGAGCGGAAAAGATTTGA
- a CDS encoding DUF47 domain-containing protein — translation MTRFLGKLFPQESPLKLLYEHARLVEKSAEQIPVALGKFLRHEPVEDLAQLVDKLEDEADEIKVRIREVYSKLKFVYFDRVDLLLILHDQDAVIDAVDDFLKMLCIYRFDKPLPKELTDMLFELAERVQDAIKFMVESVHELLKLVESSFSPVIAGEENALTQKVESDESGTDRLSLALAKKVFSLKNVLHPVDIMYLEKLTRLLTRAADHAENVAEKVRMIAKS, via the coding sequence ATGACGAGGTTCCTCGGAAAACTCTTTCCGCAAGAATCACCCTTGAAACTGTTGTATGAACACGCGCGACTCGTTGAAAAGTCCGCAGAACAGATTCCAGTGGCGCTGGGAAAGTTCTTACGACACGAGCCGGTTGAAGATCTGGCGCAGCTGGTGGACAAACTGGAGGACGAAGCTGACGAAATAAAGGTTCGCATCAGGGAAGTTTACTCAAAGCTCAAGTTCGTTTATTTCGACAGAGTGGATCTTCTACTGATACTCCACGATCAGGATGCTGTGATCGATGCGGTGGACGATTTTTTGAAAATGCTCTGCATCTACAGATTCGACAAACCTTTGCCGAAGGAACTGACGGACATGTTGTTTGAACTCGCAGAAAGAGTTCAGGACGCCATCAAATTCATGGTCGAGTCGGTACACGAACTTCTGAAGCTCGTTGAATCTTCCTTCTCTCCTGTTATTGCCGGCGAGGAAAACGCGCTGACGCAAAAGGTTGAATCCGACGAAAGCGGAACAGACAGACTGTCCCTCGCTTTGGCAAAGAAGGTCTTCTCGCTGAAGAACGTGTTGCATCCTGTGGACATCATGTACCTCGAAAAGCTGACGCGACTCTTGACGCGAGCGGCGGACCACGCTGAGAACGTCGCTGAAAAAGTGCGAATGATCGCAAAAAGTTGA
- a CDS encoding D-cysteine desulfhydrase family protein, with translation MKISLAKLPTPIEMLTRLGKRYEREILVKRDDMTEFISSGNKIRKLEFLLADALRQGCDTVFTCGGEQSNHARATAHLCVKLGLKPVLFLRESQPEQGNNSMRKIRNFFASDEAERSYFKEVVNGNLLIDKLLGAQIVFVTQQQYSRIDEVFEEYRQKYESQGRRVYVIPEGGSNALGALGYVWAVAEMTGQIDLSQFDAIYCAVGSGGTYAGLLAGLRFLGYDTPVVGINVTKREASHFAEKVLKIIDDLSKYGIRVKVQPDEVKILDDFSGPAYAVPTEADIECIKMVASMEGLVLDPVYTAKTFRGMLQTSKRGQRILFIHTGGTFGLFAQAYRFIEP, from the coding sequence ATGAAGATCTCGCTTGCGAAACTTCCAACACCGATTGAGATGCTCACGCGACTTGGAAAACGTTATGAGCGTGAAATACTCGTCAAGAGGGACGACATGACCGAGTTCATCTCGTCCGGCAACAAGATTCGAAAACTCGAATTTCTTCTGGCGGATGCGCTTCGCCAGGGTTGTGACACGGTCTTCACCTGTGGAGGAGAACAGTCGAACCACGCACGCGCAACCGCCCATCTGTGCGTCAAGTTGGGTTTGAAACCGGTTTTGTTTCTGAGGGAGAGTCAGCCCGAACAGGGCAACAACTCAATGAGAAAAATCAGGAACTTCTTCGCGAGCGATGAGGCGGAACGAAGTTACTTCAAAGAAGTGGTCAACGGGAACCTCTTGATCGACAAACTGCTCGGTGCACAGATCGTTTTTGTGACACAGCAACAGTACTCGAGAATAGATGAAGTGTTCGAAGAGTACAGGCAGAAATACGAATCTCAGGGGCGCAGAGTCTACGTGATACCGGAAGGTGGCTCGAATGCGCTCGGTGCACTTGGTTACGTGTGGGCCGTAGCTGAGATGACGGGTCAGATCGATCTGTCGCAGTTTGACGCGATCTATTGTGCCGTTGGCAGTGGTGGTACTTATGCGGGCTTGCTCGCGGGTTTGAGGTTCCTCGGTTACGATACGCCCGTCGTGGGCATCAACGTCACCAAGAGAGAGGCAAGTCACTTCGCTGAGAAAGTGCTGAAGATCATCGACGATCTTTCCAAATACGGAATAAGAGTGAAAGTACAACCCGACGAAGTGAAGATCCTGGACGACTTCAGTGGGCCAGCGTACGCGGTACCGACCGAGGCAGATATTGAGTGTATAAAGATGGTCGCGTCCATGGAGGGACTCGTGCTCGATCCGGTCTACACCGCAAAGACGTTCAGAGGCATGTTGCAGACGAGCAAGAGGGGTCAGAGGATCCTGTTCATCCACACCGGTGGGACCTTCGGTTTGTTCGCGCAGGCGTACAGGTTCATAGAGCCGTGA
- a CDS encoding zinc ribbon domain-containing protein: protein MSRYIVRTYKVPVPRELYPLCSELNRLAGRIYNKTMSLVKKVKSKKGFWLSPGATQKYILRSSSTINIHTHSKQAIVLTYKAQLLGIQVCPVCGSKNHAVGRNYECKSCGFSYHRDGVGAINIWQRYLGKKSQVVAGLAPVRGVRFKPHLCGHGVSNAPWKAA, encoded by the coding sequence ATGTCAAGATATATAGTCAGAACTTATAAAGTGCCTGTTCCGAGAGAATTGTATCCTCTGTGTTCTGAGCTGAACAGGCTCGCTGGTCGAATCTACAACAAAACCATGTCGCTGGTCAAGAAAGTAAAAAGCAAGAAAGGTTTCTGGCTTTCACCAGGAGCAACACAAAAATATATCCTGCGCAGCAGTAGCACTATCAATATCCATACCCATTCCAAACAGGCTATAGTTCTAACCTACAAAGCACAGCTACTGGGGATTCAGGTCTGTCCTGTATGTGGTAGCAAGAATCATGCGGTTGGTCGCAACTATGAGTGTAAAAGTTGTGGATTTAGTTATCACAGGGACGGAGTAGGAGCGATAAACATCTGGCAGAGGTATCTTGGGAAGAAGTCCCAAGTAGTAGCGGGATTGGCACCCGTCAGAGGTGTAAGGTTTAAACCGCACCTCTGTGGCCATGGAGTATCAAATGCTCCATGGAAGGCAGCCTAA
- a CDS encoding alanyl-tRNA editing protein — protein sequence MIKIKRLYEEGKDLFAVSDESPFYPDGKGGQLGDRGTIGPAKVLYVKEVNGEVHHKIDEPIEPGEYDFEIDQARRKDIATQHTAQHILSAAFLKVVQAQTVSFHMGEKTSTIDIDLPVLTERTIEDVERLANEIVKSCVNVEILFVEREEAEKMNLRKSLSEKVGQTVRVVKVQDFDLSACGGFHVANTGEIGIIKIVDWEKVKQNLTRVHFVAGERALKHFQQCVFVTKNLQKTLTCSLSDLAIRIEALIEKIRSLSSTLDRLSEEHARFISTNLPKRKIFEYEVAFYEGFPSVARALLKQPLADLLVCKLEDEFAISSDRIDCGQIVSKLRSVLNVPGGGGKKRGSIKISMDMEEFLNLLEKALEVEK from the coding sequence GTGATCAAAATTAAGAGATTGTATGAGGAAGGCAAAGACTTGTTTGCCGTGAGCGATGAAAGCCCGTTCTATCCGGACGGCAAAGGCGGTCAGCTGGGAGATAGAGGCACCATTGGACCGGCCAAGGTACTCTATGTGAAAGAAGTGAACGGCGAAGTCCATCACAAAATCGATGAGCCCATTGAGCCGGGAGAGTACGACTTCGAGATCGATCAAGCCAGGCGAAAAGACATCGCCACGCAGCACACAGCACAGCACATCCTTTCTGCAGCCTTTTTGAAAGTCGTTCAGGCGCAAACTGTGAGTTTTCACATGGGAGAGAAGACGTCCACGATCGACATTGATTTACCCGTCCTCACAGAAAGAACTATCGAAGATGTGGAAAGACTTGCGAACGAGATCGTTAAGAGCTGTGTGAATGTAGAGATTCTTTTCGTCGAGAGAGAAGAAGCTGAGAAGATGAATTTAAGAAAATCCCTCAGCGAGAAGGTTGGACAAACAGTCAGAGTTGTGAAGGTTCAGGATTTCGATCTGTCGGCGTGTGGCGGTTTCCACGTGGCAAACACCGGAGAGATTGGGATCATCAAGATCGTTGATTGGGAAAAAGTCAAGCAGAATCTGACGCGAGTTCATTTCGTTGCCGGCGAGAGGGCCCTCAAGCATTTTCAACAGTGCGTTTTTGTGACAAAAAACCTTCAAAAAACACTCACCTGTTCTCTTAGCGATCTTGCGATCAGGATCGAGGCCCTCATCGAAAAGATTAGATCTCTTTCGTCTACACTGGATCGACTCTCAGAGGAACATGCACGCTTCATCAGCACGAATCTACCAAAAAGGAAGATCTTCGAATACGAAGTCGCATTTTATGAAGGTTTCCCGAGCGTGGCGAGGGCTTTGTTGAAACAACCTCTTGCCGATCTTTTGGTCTGCAAACTCGAAGACGAGTTCGCCATCAGTTCCGACAGGATCGATTGTGGCCAGATCGTTTCAAAGCTGAGATCCGTCCTGAACGTCCCGGGTGGTGGTGGGAAGAAACGAGGCTCGATCAAGATCAGCATGGACATGGAAGAGTTTTTGAATCTTCTCGAAAAAGCCTTGGAGGTGGAAAAATGA
- the tnpA gene encoding IS200/IS605 family transposase → MQLRKTRWSLYNLNYHFVWIPKYRKKILVDSVRQELEKLIFEIAKKHGIEVLSLSVQPDHVHLFVSAPPRLSPAQIANLFKGVSSKKLLEKFPHLRTKEGLWSRTYYVGSAGTVSEETISRYIEECQDI, encoded by the coding sequence ATGCAATTAAGAAAAACAAGATGGAGTCTTTATAATTTGAACTATCATTTTGTGTGGATACCTAAATACCGCAAAAAGATTCTGGTAGATAGCGTTAGGCAAGAGCTCGAGAAACTTATTTTTGAAATCGCCAAAAAACATGGCATTGAAGTCCTATCTCTATCAGTTCAGCCAGACCATGTCCATCTTTTTGTTTCAGCACCACCGCGCTTATCCCCAGCTCAAATAGCCAATTTGTTTAAAGGAGTGTCTTCTAAAAAACTTCTTGAGAAGTTTCCACATCTAAGAACAAAGGAAGGATTATGGAGCAGAACATATTATGTTGGCTCAGCAGGAACGGTTTCAGAAGAGACTATCAGCAGGTACATCGAAGAATGTCAAGATATATAG